From a region of the Rathayibacter sp. VKM Ac-2804 genome:
- a CDS encoding glycoside hydrolase yields MSTARRTRRKAGRIAALATSAALAAGALLALPAAAAPAQAADAFRITPNPAAAGESFEGWGTSLVWFANATGNYPEALREELYQKVFGDDGLDLNIARYNIGGGNASDVKDYLRPGGAVEGWWKQNPAGDAATYGGTSTNYADRDALLAKWNAGDASSYDWTSDETQRWWVEKLAEEKQISHWEAFANSAPYFMTESGYVSGGFNASSEQLKPAAEAKFAQYLATVTAHMEDEYGIEFDTLDPFNEPNTNYWGTQLTNGVPTGGRQEGMHMGPTRQADLIPDVAAALAASSSDAGIAAMDETNPSIFKTNWAAYSAAVRAEVDRMNVHTYGTSDRLAVRDLAKQADKDLWMSEIEGNWVAGYDPVNIENGLGIAGRINDDLRELEPKAWVLWQPVEDLYNMSPKGENLNWGSIFIDLDCTPYQEGGAEVWKSARRVADAGGDSTKAPVCGVETNSKFNTIRNFTKFVHEGDHLMPTNDTSSTAAVRGDGSGATVVHTNTGATAKTVVLDLSRFGSIAAGATVTPYVTTQAASAAAPTGNALVAKPAVTIDRESRTATVTVPAKSVTSFSIDGVSGVADSAPALRDGHRYQLVGTQSGKALTGNPTGAATTITTLATDSTAAAKQSWTVREVAPGEREATRRVMLQSSDGRVLGATSAGTDLRTLSVDAAKADAATRWIVSTTDGTAYTLVNESIGLSLDVNGQSSTENTAVGVYGSNGGANQSWTPRDLAPSAAQTVAVRTTVGVAPTLPASIAPQYAWGTGAPVAVTWQRPADSAYAAAGRVEVTGTATDLFGQSIPVTALVDVGGLTATDPASLTVAAGASVAAVQAAAPTTVPARVGASTSTFAVPVAWDWTPLTTASLAAPGSVTISGTATADGQTLPATLTVLVTAGTLRNFNPDAGIVATATSSESGYGPERTRNGVDGDKGWSNWTSGTKAAQSSLTYTFPATRQVQQVSVQFQRDGGTSWAQSYQLQYQGASSTTWTAVPGYESAVALAAPADGTAPTLSATFAPVTAKAFRVVMNAYANTHLIVSETKLYESVASPAAVATLGALRVNGVGVAGFDPARGSYAVTVDGTTMPVLTAVATDSAARVRVTQPTTANGGVGTVVVTSADGTVSQTTTVTVTLKAPAALAVAVTATTRCIAGKVTLTVTAQNNASVPVSMTVASAYGSKEFTGVLPGKNASAAFSTRAASVPAGQATVTATATVDGTPVTTVIPAGYSARSC; encoded by the coding sequence ATGTCCACTGCCAGACGCACTCGCCGGAAGGCGGGCCGGATCGCCGCGCTCGCCACGAGCGCCGCCCTCGCCGCCGGAGCGCTGCTCGCGCTCCCCGCGGCCGCCGCCCCCGCGCAGGCCGCCGACGCCTTCCGCATCACCCCCAACCCCGCCGCCGCGGGCGAGTCGTTCGAGGGCTGGGGCACCAGCCTGGTCTGGTTCGCCAACGCCACCGGGAACTACCCGGAGGCCCTCCGCGAGGAGCTCTACCAGAAGGTCTTCGGCGACGACGGCCTCGACCTGAACATCGCCCGCTACAACATCGGCGGCGGCAACGCCTCCGACGTGAAGGACTACCTCCGCCCCGGCGGCGCGGTCGAGGGCTGGTGGAAGCAGAACCCGGCCGGCGACGCCGCGACCTACGGCGGCACCAGCACGAACTACGCCGACCGCGACGCGCTCCTGGCGAAGTGGAACGCCGGCGACGCCTCCTCCTACGACTGGACGAGCGACGAGACGCAGCGCTGGTGGGTCGAGAAGCTCGCCGAGGAGAAGCAGATCTCGCACTGGGAGGCGTTCGCCAACTCCGCCCCCTACTTCATGACCGAGAGCGGCTACGTCTCCGGCGGCTTCAACGCCTCGAGCGAGCAGCTGAAGCCCGCCGCGGAGGCGAAGTTCGCGCAGTACCTCGCGACCGTCACCGCGCACATGGAGGACGAGTACGGCATCGAGTTCGACACCCTCGACCCGTTCAACGAGCCGAACACCAACTACTGGGGCACGCAGCTCACCAACGGCGTCCCGACCGGCGGACGGCAGGAGGGCATGCACATGGGCCCGACCCGCCAGGCCGACCTGATCCCCGACGTCGCCGCCGCCCTCGCCGCTTCCTCGAGCGACGCCGGCATCGCCGCGATGGACGAGACCAACCCCAGCATCTTCAAGACCAACTGGGCCGCCTACTCCGCCGCCGTCCGCGCCGAGGTCGACCGGATGAACGTGCACACCTACGGCACCTCCGACCGCCTCGCCGTCCGCGACCTCGCCAAGCAGGCCGACAAGGACCTCTGGATGAGCGAGATCGAGGGCAACTGGGTCGCGGGCTACGACCCGGTCAACATCGAGAACGGCCTCGGCATCGCGGGCCGCATCAACGACGACCTCCGCGAGCTCGAGCCGAAGGCCTGGGTGCTCTGGCAGCCGGTCGAGGACCTCTACAACATGAGCCCGAAGGGCGAGAACCTCAACTGGGGCTCGATCTTCATCGACCTCGACTGCACGCCGTACCAGGAGGGCGGCGCCGAGGTCTGGAAGTCCGCGCGCCGCGTCGCGGACGCCGGCGGCGACTCCACCAAGGCCCCGGTCTGCGGCGTCGAGACGAACTCGAAGTTCAACACGATCCGCAACTTCACCAAGTTCGTCCACGAGGGCGACCACCTGATGCCCACCAACGACACCTCCTCCACCGCCGCCGTCCGCGGCGACGGCAGCGGCGCGACCGTCGTGCACACCAACACCGGCGCGACCGCGAAGACCGTCGTGCTCGACCTCTCCCGCTTCGGCAGCATCGCCGCCGGCGCGACGGTCACCCCCTACGTCACGACGCAGGCCGCCTCGGCCGCCGCGCCGACCGGCAACGCGCTGGTCGCGAAGCCCGCGGTCACCATCGACCGGGAGTCGCGCACCGCGACCGTCACGGTGCCCGCCAAGTCGGTCACCTCCTTCTCGATCGACGGCGTCTCCGGCGTCGCCGACTCCGCCCCCGCGCTGCGCGACGGCCACCGCTACCAGCTGGTCGGCACGCAGAGCGGCAAGGCGCTGACCGGCAACCCCACCGGCGCCGCGACCACGATCACCACCCTCGCCACCGACTCCACCGCCGCCGCGAAGCAGAGCTGGACCGTCCGCGAGGTCGCCCCCGGCGAGCGCGAGGCCACCCGCCGCGTCATGCTGCAGAGCAGCGACGGCCGCGTGCTCGGCGCCACGAGCGCCGGCACCGACCTGCGCACGCTCTCGGTCGACGCCGCCAAGGCCGACGCCGCCACCCGCTGGATCGTCAGCACCACCGACGGCACCGCCTACACGCTGGTCAACGAGTCGATCGGCCTCTCGCTCGACGTCAACGGCCAGTCCAGCACCGAGAACACCGCGGTCGGCGTCTACGGCTCGAACGGCGGAGCGAACCAGTCCTGGACGCCGCGCGACCTCGCCCCGTCCGCCGCGCAGACGGTCGCCGTCCGCACCACCGTCGGCGTCGCGCCGACCCTGCCCGCCTCGATCGCGCCGCAGTACGCCTGGGGCACCGGCGCACCGGTCGCCGTCACCTGGCAGCGGCCGGCCGACTCGGCCTACGCCGCCGCCGGCCGCGTCGAGGTGACCGGCACCGCGACCGACCTCTTCGGCCAGTCGATCCCCGTCACCGCGCTCGTCGACGTCGGCGGCCTCACCGCCACCGACCCGGCGTCCCTCACCGTCGCCGCCGGAGCCTCCGTCGCCGCAGTGCAGGCCGCGGCTCCCACGACCGTGCCGGCCCGCGTCGGCGCCTCGACCAGCACCTTCGCGGTGCCGGTCGCTTGGGACTGGACGCCGCTGACCACCGCCTCGCTCGCGGCGCCCGGATCGGTGACGATCTCCGGCACCGCGACGGCCGACGGCCAGACCCTCCCCGCCACACTGACGGTGCTGGTCACCGCGGGCACCCTCCGCAACTTCAACCCCGACGCGGGCATCGTCGCGACCGCGACCTCGTCGGAGTCGGGCTACGGACCGGAGCGCACCCGCAACGGCGTCGACGGCGACAAGGGCTGGTCCAACTGGACGAGCGGCACCAAGGCCGCGCAGAGCAGCCTGACCTACACCTTCCCCGCCACCCGCCAGGTGCAGCAGGTGTCGGTGCAGTTCCAGCGCGACGGCGGCACCAGCTGGGCGCAGAGCTACCAGCTGCAGTACCAGGGCGCCTCGAGCACGACCTGGACCGCGGTCCCCGGCTACGAGTCCGCGGTCGCGCTGGCCGCGCCCGCCGACGGCACCGCGCCGACGCTGTCCGCGACCTTCGCGCCGGTGACGGCCAAGGCCTTCCGCGTCGTGATGAACGCCTACGCCAACACGCACCTCATCGTGTCGGAGACGAAGCTGTACGAGTCGGTGGCCTCGCCCGCCGCGGTCGCCACCCTCGGCGCCCTGCGCGTGAACGGAGTCGGCGTCGCCGGCTTCGATCCGGCCCGCGGCTCCTACGCCGTGACCGTCGACGGCACGACGATGCCGGTGCTCACCGCGGTGGCCACCGACTCGGCGGCCCGGGTGCGCGTGACGCAGCCGACCACCGCGAACGGCGGAGTCGGCACCGTCGTGGTCACCTCGGCCGACGGCACGGTCTCGCAGACGACGACCGTGACCGTGACACTGAAGGCGCCCGCCGCCCTCGCCGTCGCGGTGACGGCGACGACCCGCTGCATCGCCGGCAAGGTCACCCTGACGGTCACGGCGCAGAACAACGCGTCGGTCCCCGTCTCGATGACCGTCGCCTCCGCCTACGGCTCGAAGGAGTTCACCGGCGTCCTGCCCGGCAAGAACGCCTCCGCCGCCTTCTCGACGCGCGCCGCCTCGGTGCCCGCCGGCCAGGCCACCGTCACCGCGACGGCCACCGTCGACGGCACGCCCGTCACCACGGTGATCCCCGCCGGGTACTCCGCGCGCAGCTGCTGA